In one window of Ruminococcus hominis DNA:
- a CDS encoding DUF308 domain-containing protein, which produces MKMIKKIKMDMWINVFMLLLIGIVFVVRPQDSLEVAAMIAGAVILANGIFDLIYYFRVWVDFYSRGSLFEGIMKCVLGIFIITHAGITTVLFSYVFSIYIIINGIICIETAIYMQRAFEVNCIKDVILSCFVVVGGIIMMFFSPNTVKLAAIMTGIIFIINAVIDGVILYRIHRISRKCAEKLQDAVDELSGNIIDE; this is translated from the coding sequence ATGAAAATGATAAAAAAGATTAAGATGGATATGTGGATTAACGTGTTTATGCTGCTTTTGATTGGCATAGTGTTTGTTGTTCGTCCACAGGACTCGCTGGAAGTGGCAGCTATGATCGCAGGGGCAGTGATACTTGCAAATGGTATTTTTGACCTCATTTATTATTTCCGGGTGTGGGTAGATTTTTATTCAAGGGGTTCTCTGTTTGAAGGAATCATGAAGTGTGTTTTGGGAATTTTTATAATTACCCATGCAGGAATTACGACAGTCTTATTTTCATATGTGTTTAGCATTTATATTATAATTAACGGCATTATCTGTATAGAAACAGCAATTTATATGCAAAGGGCATTTGAAGTGAATTGCATAAAAGATGTGATTTTGTCATGCTTTGTAGTGGTGGGTGGAATTATTATGATGTTCTTTTCACCAAATACAGTAAAGCTGGCTGCAATTATGACAGGAATTATTTTTATTATAAATGCGGTAATTGATGGAGTAATTTTATATCGTATTCATAGAATAAGCAGAAAATGTGCCGAAAAGCTTCAGGATGCCGTAGATGAATTGAGTGGAAATATTATTGATGAATGA
- a CDS encoding response regulator transcription factor encodes MITVLVIEDDYSTRLVTKLHLKNEYNVVEASNGVEALEKLEHQKADLVIADVMMPKMDGYEFVKQFRLMNKTTPILMLTAKKEWEDKKNGFAIGIDDYMTKPVHYEELQWRVRALLRRSQIHLEKKITIGDLIISEDDNTVSCGEERITLPKKEFDLLFKLLSYPKKVFTTTQLLDDIWGYETDSDETTVRTHINRLRKRFASYQEFEIVTVRGLGYRGEIRYGK; translated from the coding sequence ATGATTACCGTGTTAGTGATTGAAGATGATTACAGTACAAGGTTGGTTACAAAATTACATTTGAAAAATGAATACAATGTAGTGGAGGCATCCAATGGAGTAGAAGCACTGGAGAAGCTGGAACATCAGAAAGCAGATCTGGTCATTGCAGATGTGATGATGCCGAAGATGGACGGATATGAATTTGTAAAACAATTTCGGCTGATGAATAAAACAACTCCGATTCTCATGCTGACAGCAAAAAAAGAATGGGAAGATAAGAAGAATGGATTCGCAATCGGTATTGATGATTATATGACAAAACCTGTGCATTACGAAGAACTTCAGTGGAGAGTACGTGCACTTCTGAGAAGATCACAGATTCATCTGGAAAAGAAAATTACAATTGGCGATTTGATAATAAGCGAAGATGACAATACAGTAAGCTGTGGGGAAGAACGTATCACACTTCCCAAAAAAGAATTTGATTTGTTATTTAAACTTCTGTCCTATCCGAAGAAAGTATTTACTACAACACAATTGCTGGATGACATTTGGGGATATGAAACAGATTCTGATGAAACAACTGTAAGAACGCATATCAACCGTCTGCGGAAGCGGTTTGCTTCTTATCAGGAATTTGAAATTGTTACAGTACGTGGACTTGGGTATCGAGGAGAAATAAGATATGGTAAGTGA
- a CDS encoding alpha-L-rhamnosidase, with protein MKAVNLRTEHLVDPIGIDIRTPYLSWNCEEGKKQTAYEIEAVSDGKVVWNSGKKESDEMHTTFGKEAESRQNISWKVRLWDENGKEGEWSKEGVFELGILEKNQFVAKWINPELVCDPKVHKPASCLKTSFFLEKAGRARLYITCHGLYEASINGKRVGNFVLAPGTYTYDKKLAYQTYDVSGLVHEGENEVQVILGDGWYRSCSGVDGDRNLYGEDIALYFQLEVDGKPVCISDESWKASQSGPIRENDMQQGEVIDATMEEPDDYHEVKVEDFGVENFVCSNCVPIVECEHFEGKIIKTPNGEIVIDYGQNLAGYIEFTVNAHAGDKIVLTHGETLDENGNFTTENFQDRKRHKEGGTKQQVVYTCKEGENHYKSKFTIWGFRYALVETEINLSDAKFTSIAVYSKMEQLGTFTCSNEDVNQLVKNSIWSQKSNFCDAPTDCPTRERAAWTGDMGVFADTGIYLEDCYPVIRKWLDECRINQYEDGKVANIAPKNNNPSFFSKLLAGSVGWGDACIIVPYVLYKRYQDKRILEENYEMMQKWYHFLEERAKQKPKNPMKLLKRNPYRRYTIETGIDYGEWCEPDVESTNAMRTPQGKVATAYFAKSGEMLSEIASILGKEEDASAYRKTAQMAKKAFRHIALKDGKISSDRQAEYVRAISFNLLTEEEKKQAAEELNALVVKNDYHLNTGFLSTPSLCPVLAQYGYIETAYRLLLQDTKPGWLYAVKKGATTIWETWDGINEKGEVKESLNHYSYGAVTGWLFSGVCGISLNEGKISITPQPNPQLGYAKASYQSPVGRIVSGWKYENDKPIYEIEIPSNTEAEVTLPDGRKRILTAGSYKL; from the coding sequence ATGAAAGCAGTAAATTTAAGAACAGAACATTTAGTAGATCCAATCGGAATTGATATCCGGACGCCATATCTTTCCTGGAACTGTGAAGAGGGAAAAAAGCAGACAGCTTATGAGATTGAGGCAGTATCTGATGGAAAAGTGGTTTGGAACAGTGGGAAAAAAGAGTCAGATGAGATGCATACTACATTCGGGAAAGAAGCAGAAAGCAGACAGAACATTTCCTGGAAAGTACGTCTTTGGGACGAAAACGGAAAAGAAGGAGAATGGAGTAAGGAAGGAGTCTTTGAGCTGGGAATTCTTGAAAAAAATCAGTTTGTGGCAAAATGGATCAATCCGGAACTGGTCTGTGATCCGAAAGTGCACAAGCCGGCAAGCTGTCTGAAAACTTCATTTTTCCTTGAAAAAGCAGGTAGAGCAAGACTTTACATTACTTGTCATGGGTTATATGAAGCTTCAATCAATGGAAAAAGAGTAGGAAATTTTGTGCTGGCACCGGGTACCTATACTTATGATAAAAAGTTGGCATATCAGACTTACGATGTATCTGGACTGGTACACGAAGGAGAAAACGAAGTGCAGGTGATTCTGGGAGATGGCTGGTACCGTAGTTGTTCAGGTGTTGATGGAGACAGAAATCTGTATGGAGAAGATATTGCACTTTATTTCCAGCTCGAAGTTGACGGAAAGCCAGTATGTATCTCGGATGAGAGCTGGAAGGCTTCTCAGTCTGGACCAATCCGGGAAAATGATATGCAGCAGGGAGAAGTAATCGACGCCACGATGGAAGAGCCAGATGATTATCATGAAGTGAAAGTGGAAGACTTTGGCGTGGAAAATTTTGTATGTTCAAACTGCGTACCAATCGTAGAGTGTGAGCATTTTGAAGGAAAGATTATAAAAACACCAAATGGTGAAATCGTGATTGATTATGGACAGAATCTTGCGGGTTATATTGAATTTACAGTAAATGCCCATGCAGGTGATAAAATTGTCCTGACACACGGAGAAACTTTAGATGAAAATGGAAATTTCACGACAGAAAATTTTCAGGATAGAAAACGTCATAAAGAAGGTGGAACAAAACAGCAGGTTGTTTATACTTGTAAAGAAGGAGAAAATCATTACAAATCCAAATTTACAATATGGGGATTCCGTTATGCACTGGTTGAAACAGAGATTAATTTGTCCGATGCCAAATTCACTTCCATTGCGGTATATTCAAAGATGGAACAGCTTGGAACATTTACCTGTTCCAATGAAGATGTCAATCAGTTAGTTAAGAACAGTATCTGGAGTCAGAAGTCTAATTTCTGTGATGCACCGACAGACTGTCCAACAAGAGAGCGCGCAGCCTGGACAGGAGACATGGGTGTATTTGCGGATACAGGAATTTATCTTGAAGACTGTTATCCGGTAATCCGTAAATGGCTGGATGAATGTAGAATTAACCAGTATGAGGATGGAAAGGTAGCGAATATTGCACCGAAGAATAATAATCCAAGTTTCTTTTCAAAATTGTTGGCTGGTTCTGTCGGATGGGGAGATGCATGTATTATTGTTCCGTATGTCCTTTATAAGAGATATCAGGATAAGAGAATTCTTGAAGAAAACTATGAGATGATGCAAAAGTGGTATCACTTTCTTGAAGAACGTGCAAAGCAGAAGCCGAAGAATCCAATGAAGCTGTTAAAGAGAAATCCATACCGCAGATACACGATCGAGACAGGAATTGATTATGGTGAGTGGTGCGAGCCGGATGTGGAAAGTACGAATGCAATGCGTACTCCACAGGGAAAAGTGGCAACTGCGTATTTCGCAAAATCTGGAGAAATGCTTTCAGAGATTGCATCTATTCTTGGAAAAGAGGAAGATGCTTCCGCATATAGAAAAACAGCGCAAATGGCAAAGAAAGCATTCCGGCATATTGCTCTGAAGGATGGAAAAATCAGTTCTGACAGACAAGCAGAATATGTACGTGCAATCTCTTTTAACCTTCTGACAGAAGAAGAGAAAAAGCAGGCAGCAGAGGAACTGAATGCACTGGTAGTAAAAAATGATTATCATTTGAATACCGGATTCTTATCAACACCATCCCTTTGTCCGGTATTGGCGCAGTATGGATATATAGAAACAGCGTACAGACTGCTTTTGCAGGACACGAAGCCTGGCTGGTTATATGCAGTGAAAAAGGGGGCTACGACAATCTGGGAAACCTGGGACGGAATCAATGAAAAAGGAGAAGTGAAGGAATCATTGAACCATTATTCTTACGGTGCTGTGACTGGCTGGCTTTTCTCCGGAGTTTGTGGGATTTCTCTAAATGAAGGAAAAATCAGTATAACACCACAGCCGAATCCACAACTGGGATATGCAAAAGCAAGTTATCAATCACCAGTGGGAAGAATTGTCAGTGGATGGAAATATGAGAATGATAAACCAATATATGAAATTGAGATTCCGTCCAATACAGAGGCAGAAGTTACACTGCCGGATGGAAGAAAAAGAATCTTGACAGCAGGAAGCTATAAACTGTGA
- a CDS encoding HAMP domain-containing sensor histidine kinase, which produces MVSEGRRRIGTIRWAVGLGIIINVFAVASYLVMVAIRYYYFDIKSDNFLVWSVAIYQTMGNLCGVVLAVVSAMLYRRMEKLINGLDEVAKGNLDVELSLKYSGEYKAIYENFNRMVKELKNADEQQKQFMKDFSHEFKTPINSVKGMAEYLAVNELPKKEEKEYLNIMAKEAGRLSQLSQNTLLLSKLENMELIQKKEKYRLDSQIRNCAILQLPAFETKYISLEVNLPEIWYFGNEELLDEVWTNLLDNARKYSSEHTTVFINGRKTEEGIWIEVKDEGQGMDDDIVSHIFERYYQGDDSHETSGFGLGLSIVKRIVELSGGSIRVESRAGKGTSFFVYL; this is translated from the coding sequence ATGGTAAGTGAAGGAAGAAGGCGGATCGGTACAATTCGCTGGGCTGTCGGACTGGGGATTATCATCAATGTTTTTGCAGTTGCATCCTATCTGGTCATGGTAGCTATACGTTATTATTATTTTGATATAAAAAGTGACAATTTTTTAGTATGGAGCGTTGCAATCTATCAGACCATGGGAAATCTGTGTGGCGTTGTTCTTGCTGTTGTTTCTGCTATGTTGTATCGGAGAATGGAAAAACTGATCAATGGACTGGATGAGGTCGCAAAAGGAAATCTGGATGTAGAATTATCATTAAAGTATTCAGGTGAGTATAAAGCAATTTACGAAAACTTTAATCGCATGGTAAAAGAACTGAAAAATGCAGATGAGCAGCAGAAGCAGTTTATGAAAGATTTTTCCCATGAATTTAAGACACCGATTAACTCTGTAAAAGGAATGGCAGAATATTTGGCAGTAAATGAGCTCCCAAAAAAAGAGGAAAAAGAATATCTGAATATTATGGCAAAAGAAGCAGGGCGTTTATCCCAATTATCCCAGAATACCCTGTTACTTTCCAAACTTGAAAATATGGAGCTAATTCAGAAGAAAGAAAAATATCGGCTGGATTCCCAGATAAGGAATTGTGCAATTCTGCAGTTGCCGGCTTTTGAAACAAAATACATCAGTCTGGAAGTGAATCTTCCAGAGATATGGTATTTCGGAAACGAAGAGTTACTGGATGAAGTCTGGACGAATCTGCTAGACAATGCCAGAAAGTATTCATCGGAACATACAACGGTATTTATTAATGGAAGAAAGACAGAAGAAGGCATCTGGATTGAAGTAAAAGATGAGGGACAGGGAATGGATGATGATATAGTGAGTCATATTTTTGAACGTTATTATCAGGGGGATGACTCGCATGAAACATCGGGCTTTGGACTTGGATTGTCCATTGTAAAAAGAATTGTCGAATTGTCAGGCGGTTCTATACGTGTGGAGAGCAGAGCAGGAAAAGGAACATCATTTTTTGTATATTTATAA
- a CDS encoding phosphatase PAP2 family protein, translating into MKLILVQVILLSFQTLLYFGCEFFQSRIHDVKRPVDDKIPFLPWTVLLYCFWFPLIAFYPLIVFRTDSYSCCTYLMTMILEVVLSVLCYLLYPTSFQRPVPPDGFWGNFMKFIYRGSYRGLNCAPSLHCSSCFLVICVSCTCEGMNPWVRIFTTLIAVIIVLSTLTTKQHTLIDVLTAVPLFGISRILGIWLTVRYYVPILTFIGN; encoded by the coding sequence ATGAAACTGATATTGGTGCAAGTCATTCTGCTTTCTTTCCAGACCCTATTGTATTTCGGCTGCGAGTTTTTTCAGAGCAGGATCCATGACGTAAAACGTCCGGTGGATGATAAGATTCCTTTTCTTCCATGGACGGTGTTGCTTTACTGTTTTTGGTTTCCGCTGATTGCTTTTTATCCGCTGATCGTTTTCAGGACAGATTCATATTCTTGTTGTACTTATCTGATGACTATGATATTGGAAGTTGTACTCAGTGTGTTGTGTTATCTGCTCTATCCGACTTCTTTTCAGAGACCGGTGCCTCCGGATGGTTTCTGGGGCAATTTTATGAAATTTATTTATCGTGGCAGTTATAGAGGATTGAATTGTGCACCAAGTCTGCATTGTTCCAGTTGTTTTCTTGTAATATGTGTTTCTTGCACATGTGAGGGAATGAATCCGTGGGTTCGGATATTTACAACTTTAATTGCTGTCATAATTGTGCTGTCAACACTTACAACAAAACAGCACACACTAATTGATGTGCTGACAGCAGTTCCACTTTTTGGGATTAGCAGGATTCTGGGAATTTGGTTGACAGTACGATATTATGTACCGATTTTGACGTTTATTGGGAATTAA
- a CDS encoding family 43 glycosylhydrolase — protein sequence MKYYCNPINVPYRYQFNMDPRSHGKLQIDREAADPSMILFQGKYYIFASMNLSVWVSEDMVNWESYRLPDNLPLYDYAPDARVCGDYVYFCASKKGENCNYYRTKDIINGPYEEIPGTFDFWDPNLFFDEDGRVYFYWGCSNITSVWGVELDPVTMVPKTERIDLLSGNAYERGYERMGVDHCEFPKSEEEVEMMFQEFVKQNGISVDQIPKQMIPQIRGMFTRRAFIEGAWMDKQNGKYYLQYACPGAEYNVYADGVYMSDSPLGPFELAKNNPFSYHPGGFMPGAGHGSTMWDKEGNLWHTSTMRISVNHQFERRVGIWPAGFDADGELFCNQNYGDWPRAVAEGCNDPWKEPDWYLLSYAKPVKCSSNEEGKGAEQTVDEDSQTWWRAKTAESGQWLEVDLEQVMDVRAVQINFADDNLPIASPGKIQGSVTQPRYIEERELCTRWKFEGSTDGIEYFTIEDKSEAVTDLPHDFIVRENGIQVRFLRLTILEIPYDVAPCISGVRVFGLGDGEKAEVPEFTAKRSEDRLDLLLTIEGKKDAIGYNILWGHEENKLYHSYQIYRDTEDVQAKKNHVIKKRIGALVKAQEYFVRVDSYNENGITKGQVVRL from the coding sequence ATGAAATATTATTGTAATCCAATTAACGTTCCGTATCGCTATCAATTCAATATGGATCCACGCTCCCACGGGAAATTACAAATTGACAGGGAAGCGGCGGATCCTTCTATGATTTTATTTCAGGGAAAATATTATATCTTCGCGTCAATGAATCTTAGCGTATGGGTATCAGAGGATATGGTGAACTGGGAGTCTTACAGATTACCGGATAATCTGCCTCTTTATGATTATGCACCGGATGCAAGGGTATGTGGAGATTATGTCTATTTCTGTGCATCCAAAAAAGGAGAAAACTGTAATTATTACAGAACAAAAGATATTATAAACGGACCATATGAGGAAATTCCAGGAACGTTTGATTTCTGGGATCCGAATTTATTCTTTGATGAAGACGGAAGAGTATATTTTTATTGGGGATGTTCTAATATTACATCGGTCTGGGGTGTCGAGCTGGATCCGGTTACGATGGTTCCAAAGACAGAACGGATTGACCTTTTATCTGGTAATGCCTATGAAAGAGGTTATGAACGGATGGGCGTGGATCATTGTGAATTTCCGAAAAGCGAGGAAGAAGTGGAGATGATGTTCCAAGAATTTGTGAAGCAGAACGGAATTAGCGTAGATCAGATACCAAAACAGATGATTCCACAGATTCGGGGAATGTTTACAAGAAGAGCATTTATTGAAGGAGCGTGGATGGATAAGCAGAATGGAAAATATTACCTTCAGTATGCATGTCCGGGGGCTGAGTATAATGTCTATGCAGATGGTGTCTATATGTCAGATTCACCGCTTGGCCCATTTGAACTTGCAAAGAATAATCCGTTTTCCTATCATCCGGGTGGATTTATGCCGGGAGCAGGACATGGTTCAACTATGTGGGATAAAGAAGGAAATCTCTGGCACACTTCAACGATGAGAATCAGTGTAAACCACCAGTTTGAGCGGCGTGTAGGTATCTGGCCGGCCGGCTTTGATGCAGATGGGGAATTGTTCTGCAATCAGAATTATGGAGACTGGCCAAGAGCTGTAGCAGAGGGATGCAATGATCCGTGGAAAGAGCCGGACTGGTATCTCCTTAGTTATGCGAAACCTGTGAAATGTTCTTCCAACGAAGAGGGCAAGGGCGCAGAGCAAACAGTAGATGAGGATTCTCAGACCTGGTGGAGGGCAAAGACAGCAGAAAGCGGACAGTGGCTTGAGGTGGATCTGGAGCAGGTAATGGACGTAAGAGCCGTCCAGATTAATTTTGCAGATGATAATCTTCCGATTGCTTCACCGGGAAAAATACAGGGCTCTGTTACACAGCCGAGATATATTGAAGAGCGAGAATTGTGTACAAGATGGAAGTTTGAAGGCTCAACAGATGGAATTGAATATTTTACAATTGAGGATAAATCAGAGGCAGTGACAGATCTTCCACATGATTTTATTGTTAGGGAAAATGGAATTCAGGTACGTTTCCTGCGTCTTACAATCCTTGAGATTCCATATGATGTGGCACCATGCATCTCCGGGGTACGTGTATTTGGTCTGGGGGATGGAGAAAAAGCAGAGGTACCGGAGTTCACAGCGAAAAGAAGTGAAGACCGGCTGGATCTTCTTCTTACGATTGAAGGAAAGAAGGATGCCATTGGTTATAATATTCTCTGGGGACATGAAGAGAATAAACTGTATCACAGTTATCAGATTTACCGTGATACAGAAGATGTACAGGCAAAAAAGAATCATGTGATAAAGAAAAGAATCGGGGCACTTGTGAAAGCACAAGAGTATTTTGTGCGAGTAGATTCTTACAATGAAAATGGAATTACAAAAGGACAGGTTGTCAGACTGTAA
- a CDS encoding ABC transporter ATP-binding protein has translation MHTLKKFIQYYGPYKGVFFLDLICAAVISLVDLAFPQILRILTKTLFTESSATILQALLPMAVILFVMYLIQTGCKYYVSYQGHMMGARMESDMRQQLFDHYEKLSFSYYNKNNSGQMMSKLVSDLFDISEFAHHGPENLFISLIKIIGSFVFLFLINWKLAIPLLILVVFMVIFSYGQNRKMQATFMDNRRKIGDLNSSLQDTLAGIRVVQSFANEDIEREKFKKSNQGFLISKDANYRCMGSFMSGNLFFQGMMYLMTLVFGGWLIAHGQMEAGDLAMYALYIGIFISPIQILVELTEMMQKGLSGFRRFLDVVETEPEIVDAEDAKPLENIKGHVRYEDVSFHYSDDNTLVLADVSIDIPAGKSIALVGPSGSGKTTICSLLPRFYDVTGGRITIDGKDVRELTLKSLRSQIGLVQQDVYLFCGSIRDNIAYGKPGASMEEIIAAAKRANIHDFIMELPDGYETFVGERGTRLSGGQKQRISIARVFLKNPSILILDEATSALDNESERFIQKSLDELAKDRTTITIAHRLSTVRNADEILVVADTGIAERGTHEELLAKGGIYAHYYEMS, from the coding sequence ATGCATACATTAAAAAAATTTATTCAATATTATGGACCGTACAAAGGGGTATTTTTTCTGGATTTGATCTGTGCTGCTGTAATCAGTCTGGTGGACCTGGCATTTCCGCAGATTTTGCGGATACTAACGAAGACTTTATTTACGGAGAGTTCTGCCACAATCCTGCAAGCTTTATTGCCGATGGCAGTGATTTTGTTTGTAATGTATTTGATTCAGACAGGATGTAAATATTATGTCAGCTACCAAGGGCATATGATGGGGGCACGTATGGAGAGTGACATGCGTCAGCAGTTGTTTGATCATTATGAGAAATTATCATTTTCTTATTACAATAAGAATAATTCTGGACAGATGATGAGTAAACTGGTGTCAGATCTTTTTGATATTTCAGAGTTTGCACATCATGGACCGGAAAATTTATTTATTTCATTAATAAAGATCATCGGCTCTTTTGTATTTTTGTTCCTGATCAACTGGAAACTGGCAATTCCTCTTTTGATACTGGTAGTATTTATGGTGATTTTTTCTTATGGACAGAACCGCAAGATGCAGGCAACATTTATGGACAACAGACGTAAGATTGGGGATTTGAACTCAAGCCTGCAGGATACATTAGCGGGAATCCGTGTAGTGCAGTCTTTTGCAAATGAAGATATTGAGCGGGAGAAGTTTAAAAAGAGTAATCAGGGATTTTTGATTTCAAAAGATGCCAATTATCGTTGTATGGGCAGTTTTATGAGTGGAAATCTATTCTTCCAGGGAATGATGTATCTGATGACACTTGTATTTGGCGGATGGCTGATTGCACATGGACAGATGGAGGCAGGTGATCTTGCGATGTATGCTTTATATATCGGAATCTTTATCAGTCCGATCCAGATTCTGGTGGAGCTGACAGAGATGATGCAGAAAGGATTGTCTGGATTTAGAAGATTTTTAGATGTAGTTGAAACAGAACCAGAAATTGTAGATGCAGAGGATGCAAAGCCGTTGGAGAATATTAAAGGTCATGTACGTTATGAAGACGTTTCTTTTCATTATAGTGATGACAATACTTTAGTACTTGCGGATGTGTCTATTGATATTCCGGCAGGAAAATCAATTGCGCTTGTGGGACCGTCGGGAAGTGGAAAGACAACAATCTGTTCACTGCTTCCAAGATTCTATGATGTGACCGGCGGACGTATTACGATTGATGGAAAAGATGTAAGAGAACTGACTTTAAAGAGTCTGCGTAGCCAGATAGGGCTGGTACAGCAGGATGTGTACTTATTCTGCGGAAGTATTCGTGATAACATTGCATATGGAAAGCCGGGTGCGTCGATGGAAGAAATCATAGCTGCAGCAAAGAGGGCGAATATCCATGATTTTATTATGGAATTGCCGGATGGTTATGAAACTTTTGTAGGAGAACGTGGAACAAGATTATCAGGAGGGCAGAAACAGAGAATTTCGATTGCAAGAGTATTTTTAAAGAACCCTTCCATTTTAATTTTAGATGAGGCTACCAGTGCGCTGGATAATGAGAGTGAGAGATTTATTCAGAAGAGTCTGGATGAGCTGGCAAAAGATAGAACCACGATTACGATCGCACATAGATTATCAACTGTCCGTAATGCAGATGAGATATTGGTAGTGGCTGATACGGGAATCGCAGAGCGTGGAACACACGAAGAACTGCTGGCAAAAGGCGGAATTTACGCACATTATTATGAAATGTCGTAA
- a CDS encoding 5-methyltetrahydropteroyltriglutamate--homocysteine S-methyltransferase → MSKITTPYRYDFVGSFLRPQRLKEAKISFQNNEITQEAYDEIVNEEITKVVAKQKELGFHVITDGEFRRTFWHLDFMWGLEGVAHENTGNGVKFDAELAVLDDTYLVGKIKAKAHPFVEYFKFLKQFEDENTVAKYTIPAPAQTFQQMVVPMNLENTRKYYATNEELIKDIGKAYQEVIKQFYDAGCRNLQLDDCTWGAVVGDAAALRYKSLGENLEDVKQQLLEVNNLALEGKPEDMVITSHICRGNYHSTFFTSGPYDTVADYVFAKENVDALFLEYDDERSGGFAPLAKVSEDKTVVLGLITTKSPVLEDKKTVIKRINEAARYVPLDRLCLSPQCGFASCEIGNKLTEEEQWAKLRLVKEIAEEVWGE, encoded by the coding sequence GAGGCAAAGATTTCATTTCAAAATAATGAAATTACACAGGAAGCATATGATGAAATTGTGAATGAAGAGATTACAAAAGTTGTAGCAAAACAGAAAGAACTTGGATTTCATGTAATCACCGATGGAGAATTCAGAAGAACTTTCTGGCATCTTGATTTTATGTGGGGACTGGAAGGCGTTGCACATGAAAACACGGGAAATGGGGTAAAGTTTGATGCAGAGTTAGCAGTGCTTGACGACACCTATCTCGTAGGAAAAATCAAGGCAAAAGCACATCCATTCGTAGAATATTTCAAATTTTTAAAACAGTTTGAAGATGAAAATACAGTTGCAAAATATACCATCCCGGCACCGGCACAGACATTCCAGCAGATGGTTGTTCCAATGAATCTGGAAAATACAAGAAAATATTATGCAACAAATGAGGAGTTGATTAAGGATATCGGAAAAGCATATCAGGAGGTCATTAAACAATTTTATGATGCCGGGTGTCGAAATCTTCAATTGGATGATTGTACATGGGGTGCAGTAGTCGGTGATGCAGCAGCACTTCGTTATAAATCATTGGGAGAAAATCTTGAGGATGTAAAACAACAGTTACTTGAAGTAAATAATTTGGCATTGGAAGGAAAACCAGAAGACATGGTGATCACTTCACACATTTGCAGAGGCAATTATCATTCCACATTTTTTACAAGTGGACCATATGATACAGTAGCTGATTATGTATTTGCAAAAGAAAATGTAGATGCACTGTTTCTTGAATATGACGACGAAAGATCAGGAGGATTTGCACCACTTGCAAAAGTATCAGAAGATAAGACCGTAGTATTAGGGCTTATTACAACAAAATCCCCGGTACTTGAAGATAAAAAAACGGTGATTAAGAGAATAAATGAAGCTGCCAGATATGTTCCATTAGACAGATTGTGTTTAAGTCCACAGTGTGGATTTGCTTCCTGTGAGATTGGAAATAAACTGACAGAAGAAGAACAATGGGCAAAACTCAGACTTGTAAAAGAAATAGCAGAAGAAGTCTGGGGAGAATAG